The Streptomyces cathayae DNA segment GGCAGTTCACCGACGGCCGGGAAGCGCACCCCGCCGAACAGCTCGACCGGATGGCGGCCCGCGAAGGCGCTCAGGTCGAGTTCGGTGGGCTGGGCGAAGCGGGAGAAGTTGTTGACGCAGAGCACCAGGTCGTCTCCGTTTTCCCCGTTCGGGGGGGCCTCCCGCAGGAAGGCGAGGACCGCGGGGTTGGAGGAGGGCAGCTCGGTGTAGGTGCCCAGGCCGAAGGCGGGGTTCTGCTTGCGGATCTCGATCATGCGGCGGGTCCAGTGCAGCAGCGAGGACGGGGAGGCCATGGACGCCTCGACGTTGCTGACCTGGTAGCCGTGGACCGGGTCCATGATGGTGGGCAGGAACAGCCGGCCCGGGTCGCAGGAGGAGAAGCCGGCGTTGCGGTCGGGGGTCCACTGCATCGGGGTGCGCACCGCGTCGCGGTCGCCGAGCCAGATGTTGTCGCCCATGCCGATCTCGTCGCCGTAGTAGAGGATCGGCGAGCCGGGCAGGGACAGCAGCAGGGCGGTGAAGAGTTCGATCTGGTTGCGGTCGTTGTCCAGCAGCGGGGCGAGCCGGCGGCGGATGCCGATGTTGGCGCGCATGCGGGGGTCCTTGGCGTACTCGGCCCACATGTAGTCGCGTTCCTCGTCGGTGACCATCTCCAGGGTCAGTTCGTCGTGGTTGCGCAGGAAGATGCCCCACTGGCAGCCGGCGGGGATGGCGGGGGTCTTGGCGAGGATCTCGGAGACCGGGTGGCGCGATTCGCGGCGTACGGCCATGAAGATGCGGGGCATGACGGGGAAGTGGAAGGCCATGTGGCATTCGTCGCCGCCGGCGGTGTAGTCGCCGAAGTAGTCGACCACGTCCTCGGGCCACTGGTTCGCCTCGGCCAGCAGCACGGTGTCCGGGTACTGGCTGTCGATCTCCTTGCGCACCCGCTTGAGGAACGCGTGCGAGGCGGGCAGGTTCTCGCAGTTGGTGCCCTCGGCCGCGTACAGGTACGGCACCGCGTCCAGCCGGAAACCGTCGATGCCCAGGTCCAGCCAGAAGCGCAGGGCCGCCAGGATCTCCTCCTGGACGCGCGGGTTCTCGTAGTTGAGGTCCGGCTGGTGGGAGAAGAACCGGTGCCAGTAGTACTGTCCGCGCACCGGGTCGTAGGTCCAGTTGGACGCCTCGGTGTCGACGAAGATGATCCGCGCGTCCGGATAGCCCTTGTTGTCGTCGGCCCACATGTAGTAGTCGCCGTAGGGGCCGTCCGGGTCCTTGCGGGACTCCTGGAACCAGGGGTGCTGGTCGCTGGTGTGGTTCATGACGAAGTCGATGATCACGCGCATGCCGCGCTGGTGCGCGGCGTCGGCGAACTCGACGAAGTCGGCGAGGTCACCGAAGTCGGGCAGTACGGCGGTGTAGTCGGAGACGTCGTAACCGCCGTCGCGCAGGGGTGACTTGAAGAAGGGGGGCAGCCACAGGCAGTCGACGCCGAGCCACTGCAGATAGTCGAGTTTGGCGGTCAGCCCCTTCAGGTCGCCGATGCCGTCGCCGTTGCTGTCCTGGAAGGAACGGACCAGGACCTCGTAGAAGACGGCCCGTTTGAACCAGTCCGGGTCGCGGTCTTTCGCCGGTGTGTCCTCGAAGGTGTCCGGTACGGGCTCGTTGACGATCATGGCGTTCCCGCCCCTCCGGCTCGCTGTGCGGCGGTCGGTCGCTGGACGTGCAGGACATGCGCGGGAGCCCGCCCCGGTTCCAGACGTACGTAGTTGGTGCTGCCCCAGTGATAGGTCTCGCCGGTGAGCTCGTCGTGCACCGGCACCGACTCGTGCCGTTCCAGGCCGAGTTGCGGCATGTCCAACGAGACGGTGGCCTCCTGGGTGTGGTGCGGGTCGAGGTTGGCGACCACCAGCACGACATCGGACCCGCTGCGCTTGCTGTACGCGATGACGGCGTCGTTGTCGGTGTCGTGGAAACGGAGGTTTCTGAGTGCGCGCAGGGCGGGGTGCGCCCGTCGGATGGTGTTGAGCCGGGTGATCAGGGGGGTGATGGTCTCGCCCCGGCGTTCGGCGCCCTCCCAGTCGCGGGCGGTGAGCTGGTACTTCTCCGAGTGCAGGTACTCCTCCGAGCCCTCCCGCAGCGGGGTGTTCTCACACAGTTCGTAGCCGCTGTAGAGCCCCAGGACGGCGAGAGGGTGGCGGCCAGCACGGCGCGGACCTCGAAGGCGGGCCGGCCGCCGTGCTGCAGGTAGGCGTGCAGGATGTCGGGGGTGTTGGTGAACAGGTTGGGCCGCATGGAGCAGGCCGCCTCCCCCGACAGTTCGGTGAGGTAGTCGGTCAGTTCCCGTTTGGTGGTGCGCCAGGTGAAGTAGGTGTAGGACTGCTGGAAGCCGACGGCCGCCAGGGTGTGCATCATCGCCGGGCGGGTGAAGGCCTCCGCCAGGAAGATGACGTCGGGGTCGGTGCGGTTGATGTCGGCGATCACCCGTTCCCAGAAGGCCACCGGTTTGGTGTGCGGGTTGTCCACCCGGAAGATCCGCACGCCGGCGGTCATCCAGTGCCGCAGCAGCCGCACGGTTTCGGCGGTCAGGCCGTCCGGGTCGGTGTCGAAGGCGAGCGGGTAGATGTCCTGGTACTTCTTGGGCGGGTTCTCCGCATGGGCGATGGTGCCGTCGGGGCGGTGGTGGAACCACTGGGGGTGTTTGTGCACCCAGGGGTGGTCGGGGGAGCACTGCAGGGCGAGGTCGAGGGCGACCTCCAGGCCGAGTTCGCCGGCCCGGGTGACGAAGCGGGTGAAGTCGGCCAGGGTGCCCAGTTGGGGGTGGACGGTGTCGTGGCCGCCCTCGGGGGAGCCGATGGCCCAGGGCACGCCGACGTCGTCGGGGGTGGCGGTGAGGGTGTTGTCGCGGCCCTTGCGGTGGGTGGTGCCGATGGGGTGGATGGGGGGGAGGTAGACGACGTCGAAGCCCATGGCGGCGATGGCGGGCAGCCGGCGGGCGGCGGTGGTGAAGGTGCCGTGCGGCTGTTGGGGGGTGCCCTCGGAGCGGGGGAAGAACTCGTACCAGGAGCCGTACAGGGCGCGTTCGCGTTCCACGAGCAGGGGCATCGGGTCGCCGGTGGTGAGCAGTTCGCGCAGGGGGTGGCGGGCCAGGACCGCGTCCACCTCCGGCGTCAGTGCCGCCGCCAACCGGGTGGCGCAGGGCAGGGAGTCGTCGTGCAGCCGCTTCGCCGCGGCGAGCACGGCGGAGCGGCCGTCGCCCTCGGGTACCCCGGCTGCGGCCCGCCGGTACAGGTTGCCTCCCTCCTCCAGCACCAGACCGGTGTCGATGCCGGCGTGCACCTTGATCCGTGCGTGGCGGCGCCAGGTCGTGACGGGGTCGCTCCAGGCCTCGACGCGGTAGGTCCACCGGCCCATGGTGTCCGGGGTGATCTCCGCGCCCCACCGGTCCGTGCCCGGCGCCAGCTCCCGCATCGGGACGAACGGCCGCCGACGGCCCTCGGGATCCTTCAGGACGACATGGGCGGCCACCGCCTCGTGCCCCTCACGGAACACGGTGGCCGTCACCTCGAACGTCTCACCGACGACGGCCTTCGCCGGCCGTCTGCCGCATTCGACGGCCGGTCGGACGTCCCGTACGGGGATACGTCCGATGGTCCGCGTCGTCTTCATGGGTCTGCACCTCCGCCGTGCTCGACGCCGGGCCGGCGCCCGGTCGTGGAAACCAAACTGAGGCGGGAAGGTCCGTTACCTTCCCGCCGGGGAGCGCCGCTCGATCGACGGCGGGGCCCGTCTCGCCGGGGCGGCCGGACGCGGCCTGTCGTCCGCCACCGGGCCGGGCCACGCGGTCGCGGACGGACGGGTCCGTTCGCTCTGTTCCTGCAGGTAGGTGACGAGACTGGTACGCAGGTACCGTTCGGCGGCGTCGGCCGCCTCCCGTGCGCAGCGCTTTCCCATCAGCACGCAGAGGGTGTATCCCGAGTCCTCGAACGTGGTGCGGACCGTGCGATCCGTCGGGGCGGCGAGCATCACGCGTTCCCAGGCCCGGTAGCGACGCAACTGCCGGGCGACTTCGGCTCTGGCGGGTAGCAGCATGGCGCCGTTCACCTTTCCGTGGCTCGATGGGGTACGTACTCCCGACGGCAGGGTGACGGTCGTGCGTACGGCGGCACGGACCCGTGACGGCGATCGAGGGTGTTCACACATGGTGCACGCCCGGTAACCCGGCGTCTTGTTGGTTTTTCAACCATGAAGAGCCGGTGTGCGGGCCGGGTGTGGACCGGACGCGGCTCGACGGCGAGATCCGGAGCGGGGCGCATCATGCGCGGCCGTCACCCCGGGCGCCTCGGCCGTGCGCTCGTGTTGCACGGATGGACCAACCGGGTCACGCTGATGGTGACTCAGAAGCGCCAACCGCTCACTTTTCGTGTTCGGGGCTCGTCCCGCAGGGGCGAGGGGAATCGGGAGCTTCGCGGTGAGGAGCCAACGACGATGAAGACGACAGTGCCCTGCTACTACCACCTCGACGTGGAAGTGAGCCCGGAGCGGGTGGGGCAGGTCAGCCGCATTCTGGCCGCTCACCTCCGGCACTGGGACCTGGAGAACCTGATGGAGTCCGTCTGCCGCGGCACCGAGATGCTGCTGCACGCCATCGACGAGCACGCCACCGACAAGAACACGTCGATCGAGATGTGGTGGAACGGCCAGCACCTCATCACGGCCGTCGGGGACCACGACCGCGCACTGCGACCCGACCAGGAGCTGCGCGGCTGTCTGGAGCACATCGCGGCCAGCAGTGACGGGTGGGGCTGCTGTGCCGCCGAGACCGGCAGCAGGGTCATCTGGTTCTCGCGGCGGGCCCGGGCCGGCGAACGCGTCCCGCTGGTGCCGGCCGCGCCCGATCCGAGGGTCAGCGAGGGCCTGGACCTGCCCCGCGTGATCAGCGTCGCCCAGCTGACCAGGCTGGTGCGCACCCCGGCCGGCCTTCTGGAGGCGGCCCGGTGACCCGACGGAACAACCGGAAAGGGGCGCCCGCGTGGAGCGGGCGCCCCTACCCGCTGGGTGCGGTCCCCGACAGTGAGGGCACCAACTTCGCGTTGTTCAGCGAGGTCGCCGAACGCGTCGAACTCGTCCTGGTGGACGACGCCGGCCGGCACACGGGTGTCCCACTGACCGAGGTCGACGGGTCGGTGTGGCACGGCTACCTGCCCGGTGTCGGCCCCGGCCAGCGCTACGGCTACCGGGTGCACGGGCCGTGGGCACCGGCGGCCGGGCACCGCTGCAACCCGGCGAAGCTGCTGCTCGACCCGTACGCCACGGCCGTCGACGGGCAGATCGACAACCACCCCTCGCTCTACGAGCGCCGGCCCGACGGCCCCGACCGGGCCGACAGCGCCGGACACACCATGCTGGGCGTGGTGACCGATTCGGCGTTCGACTGGGGTGACGACAGCCGGCCCGGCCGGTCGTACGCCGACACGGTGATCTACGAGGCCCACGTCAAGGGCATGACCCGCGCCCACCCCGACGTCCCCGCCGAACTGCGCGGCACCTACGCCGGACTGGCGCACCCTGCGGTGGTGGACCACCTGACCTCGCTGGGGGTCACCGCGGTGGAGCTCATGCCGGTCCACCAGTTCGTTCAGGACGGCGTGCTGCAGAGCCGCGGCCTGGCCAACTACTGGGGCTACAACACCATCGGCTTCTTCGCCCCGCACAACGCCTACGCCGCTCACGGCACCCGCGGCCAACAGGTCACCGAGTTCAAGACGATGGTGCGGACCCTGCACGCGGCAGGGCTCGAGGTGATCCTGGACGTCGTCTACAACCACACCGCCGAGGGCAACGAGAAGGGCCCCACCCTCTCCTTCCGCGGCATCGACAACTCCTCGTACTACCGCCTGGTGGACGGTGACTGGTCGCATTACTACGACACCACCGGCACCGGCAACAGCCTGCTGATGCGCCACCCCTACGTACTTCAGCTGATCATGGACTCGCTGCGGTACTGGGTCACCGAGATGCACGTCGACGGCTTCCGCTTCGACCTCGCGGCCACGCTGGCCCGGCAGTTCCACGAGGTGGACCGGCTGTCGGCGTTCTTCGACCTCATCCAGCAGGACCCCGTGATCAGCCGCGTCAAGCTGATCGCCGAACCCTGGGACCTCGGTGAGGGCGGCTACCAGGTGGGCAACTTCCCGCAACTGTGGTCGGAGTGGAACGGCAAGTACCGGGACGCCGTGCGGGACTTCTGGCGCGCCGAGCCGCACACGCTCGGCGAGTTCGCCTCCCGGCTCACCGGCTCCTCCGACCTGTACGCGCACAACAGGCGGCGGCCCCGCGCCAGCGTCAACTTCGTCACCGCGCACGACGGTTTCACCCTGCGCGACCTCGTCTCGTACAACGACAAGCACAACACGGCCAACGGAGAGGGCAACCAGGACGGCGAGAGCCACAACCGGTCCTGGAACAGCGGCGCCGAGGGCGACACCGACGATCCGTCCGTACTCGAACTCCGGGCCCGGCGCCAGCGCAACTTCCTCGCCACCCTGTTTCTTTCGCAGGGCATCCCGATGCTCTCGCACGGCGACGAAGTGGGGCGCAGCCAGCGCGGCAACAACAACGCCTACTGCCAGGACAACGAGATCTCCTGGATAGACTGGCGGCCGACCGGCGAGCAGCGGGCCCTGCTGGACTTCACCCGGCGGGTCATCGCCCTGCGGACCGCCCACCCCGTGCTGCGGCGGCGCCACTTCTTCCGCGGCGAGAGCACGCGCCGCGCGGGCCGGCACCTGCCCGACCTGGCGTGGCTGCTGCCGAACGCCGAGGAGATGACCGACGACGACTGGCAGCGCTCCGACGCCCACAGCGTCGGCGTCTTCCTCAACGGCGACGCCATCGCCGAACCCGATCCGCGCGGCCGGCGCCTGGTCGACGACTCCTTCCTGCTGCTGCTCAACAGCCACTGGGAACCGGTGGACTTCCGCCTCCCGGCGGCCGCCTACGGCGAACGCTGGACGGCGCTGATCGACACCACCGACCCGGACGGCGTCCCCGACGAGTCGGAGCACAAGGCGGGCACCCGGCTGACCGTCGGACCACGCAGCCTGGTGCTGCTGTCCAGGCCCTCACTCACCGCGGAATGAGGCACGGACGGGCCTGCCGGGCGCACCGCCCGGCGGGCCCGGATCAGCGGCCGTGGCGCGAGGTCACCGTGAACTGGGCGCCCTCGTTGTCGCGCAGCACGGCCTCGTCGTCCCGCAGGGCCAGCACACTGCCGCCGTGCTGCTCGGCGGCACGGACGCACGCGGCCACGTCCGCCACGGTGAAGTGGACCTGCCAGCGCGGCCGGATCGCGGGATCGGGGGCCGACCCCAGCGCCCCCGACTCGATGCAGGCGACCACATGCCCGTCACTGCGCAGCACCACCTCGTCGCCCTCGTAGACGACCTCGGTGTGTCCGGCCCCCGCCGCACCCCAGTCGAAGACCTCGCCGTAGAAGATCGCGGCGTCGAAGGCGTCACGGGTGTGCAGCCTGACGAAGGCGGGTTGCGACCGGCGCCAGCTGAGCCAGTGGGTGAACAGCTCGCCCTCCCAGACGCCGAAGGTCGCGCCGTCCCGGTCGGCCAGCAGCGCCGCGCGCCCCGGAGGCAGGGAGAGGGGACCGACCGCCAGGGTGCCACCTCGTTCCTGCACCCGCGACACCGCCTCGTCCGCGCTGCGCGCGGCGAAGTACGGGGTCCAGGCCACGGCCATCCGCCACATGTCGGCCACCCCGGCGAGGCCGGCCACCGGCACGCCGTCCATCAGGGCGATCCTGAACCGCTCGCCCAGCCGGGCAGGGCGCCACCGCCAGCCCAGCACGGCCGTGTAGAAATCCTCGGTCGTCCTGATGTCGCGACTGGTCAGGCTCACCCAGCAGGGTGTCCCGTACACGGAGTGGGTGGAGAAGACGTCCGTCGTACCGACGGTGGAGGGGGTGTCGTGGTTCATGGGCAGTCGCGTCCTGATCTCGTAGGCCTGGCAGCCGTCTGCAGGACTCCAGTGTCCGGCCTGTACCGCTCCGGGCGCCCGCCGAGTACCCCGGTGGGGGCGCCGAAACGGTGACCGGGACGTCTCCGCCCCGTCCGGGTGGCACCGGACGGGGCGAGTGACGACGATGGAGGGGCAGGACCCTGGGTGAAGGCACCCGAGCACTGGGTGAAGACACCACGAGAGCGGCACACCGGACCCGGAGGTGACCATGCCCACGGACGGGGACGCGGACGCGGAGCGGATCCTCCGGCTGGAGGAAGAGGTACAGCAGCTGAAGGAGGCGGTCGTCTCGCACGCGGTGGTGGACCAGGCGATCGGTGTGATCGTCGCGATCGGGCGGGTGTCACCCGATCAGGGGTGGACGGTGCTGAAGGAGGTCTCCCAGCACACCAACGTCAAACTCCGCGACGTGGCCGGGACGATCGTCGGCTGGGGAAGCACCGGCGTGCTGCCGCCGGAGACGGGCGCTGAGCTGGAGAAGGTCCTGGACCGGATCAGCCGGCCTCCGTCCGCAGCTCCTCACGTACCTGGGCGAAACAGCTGCTGAGCAGCCGGGACACATGCATCTGCGAGATGCCGAGCAGCTCGGCGATGCTGCTCTGCGTCATGCCCCGGAAGAACCGCAGATAGAGGATGAGCCGCTCGCGCTCCGGAAGCGCCTCGAGACAGGGCCGGACCGCCACCCGGTCGACGACGGTGTCGTAGGCGGGGTCCGGGCCGCCGAGCGAGTCCCCGAGCGCGTAGCCGTCCGTACCGGGCATCTCCGCCTCCAGCGACAGCGCGGAGAAACATTCGAGAGCCTCCGTGCCGGTGCGCACCTCGTCCTCGGTCAGCTGCGCGTACGCGGCGATCTCGGCGGTCGTCGGGGCCCGGCCGGGAGTGGTCTGGGCCAGTTCCTTCACGGCGTGCCGCACCCGGTTGCGCAGGTCCTGGACCCGGCGGGGGACGTGCAGGGTCCACATGTGGTCCCGGAAGTGACGCTTGATCTCGCCGGTGACGGTCGGTACGGCGTACGCCTCGAAAGCGTTGCCGCGCGCCGGATCGTAGTGGTCGACCGCCTTGACCAGGCCCAGAGCCGCCACCTGGTACAGATCCTCCAGAGCCTCACCGCGCCCCCGGAAGCGGACGGCGATCCGCTCGGCCATGGGCAGCCAGGAACGGACGAGCCCGTCCCGCAGCGCCTTACGCTCGGGGCCCTCGGGCAGCCGGGCGAGGCGGAGGAAGTCCTCGGCGGTGTCGGGTGCGTCGTGGTGGGGATGCGGCTTCGTGGTGCTGCCGGCGATACGCATGAGGCGCACCTCCCTGAGCAGGTGCCGGGTGGACGGGCACCGTGGGAGCGCGGGCTCGGACCGCACGGAGGTGACCCCGGGGGCGGCGAGCCGGTTCCCACGGTCGTGCCTCCGGTCCGAAGCACTGGCCCTTTCCTTCCCCCGCGCCGGGCCGGTGAAACTGCTTCCCGAATTTCCGGGGCGGCCATGCGCGAAAAAACGAGGGAATACAGGGGAAACGCACGCTGCGACATCGCGGAAATTCATTGTGTGAAGTTCCGGAATACCCGGGGAGCCGGTCGGCGGCCGGGACGCGGGCGGGTTCGCGTCGTACGCCGGTGGCGCGGCCCGCCTCCGGGCCGGCCGATGTGATCGATGTGATCGCGCCCCCGAACGTGATGTGCGGCACGCCGTGCTCCGGGCCGGACGACCGGTCCGGCGGATCGTTCCAGCGCAGCGCTTGATCAACGATCAACGGGGATGAACCACTGACCACAGCGCATTCCGCGCATTTGACAGTGCCGGGAGCCCACGGATAGGAAACAGCGACGGAAGTGGAAAGGTGAACCGTGTACGAGCCGAACGTGGTCGGGGACTGGCAGGAGTACGACGAGCATGCCGGTCTGCGGGTACGCGTCCACCGTCTGGAATCGGGTGAACCGCCCCGGGGACGGGACGACGCCGCCCAAGGGCTGACGTACTTCAGCGTCCGGGTGACCGTCGAGAACCGCGGTGAGCGGAAATTCGGGATTCATCTCGAGGACGGTCAGGTCGACGTACGGACAGGGCCGGACGGGGAGAGCGCGTTCATCGACTGGCGCAACTCACAGTTCATCGAGGGATTCGACGTCTATCCGCTGCGCCGTGCCACCGCCGTGCTCTACGCGGCAGCCCCTGAGGCGTCGCTGAGCCATGTCGACGTCCAGATCCAGCTCCGGGCCGACGAGGAGTGGACCGGCCGCCGCCTGTGGTCGGGGGGCATCGCCGTGCACGACGGGACGGCCGGGGCCCCGGGGGGCGGGACCAGGGAGGGCCTCGCGCACCAGCTGAGCGCGTTCCTCCGGGGCCAGGCGGAGGAGGGGACCGCCTGATCCGCCGTCAGTGGGCGATCCCGTCGATGATCTCGCGGGCGCCCTGACGCAGCAGGGCCACGGCGACGGAGGTGCCGAGTGTCGCCGGATCCAGTCGGCCCGCCCACTCGTGGGCGTTCAGCCGCACCTTGCCGTCCGGTGTGAAGACGCAGGCCCGCAGGGACAGTTCGCCGCTCCGGTCGACTCGTGCGTACCCGGCGATCGGGCTGTTGCAGTGCCCCTGCAGCACATGCAGGAACATGCGCTCGGCGGTGGCCTCCCGATGGGTGTCCGGGTGGCCGAGGGCGCTGACCGCGTCGATGAGACCGGTGTCGCCCTCACGGCACTGCAGGGCGAGGATGCCCGCGCCGATGGGCGGCATCATCGTCTCGGGGGAGAGGACCTCGCTGATCACGTCACCCCGGCCGATGCGTTCCAGGCCGGAGACCGCGAGCAGCAGTGCGTCCGCCTCACCGGCGGCGAGTTTCGCCAGCCTCCGGTTGGCGTTGCCGCGGAACGGCACGCACCGGAGGTGCGGATGGGTGGCCGCCAGCTGTGCGACCCGGCGCACCGCGGAGGTGCCGACCCTGGCCCCGGCCGGGAGTTCGTCCAGAGTGAGCCCGCCCGGGTGCACGAGCGCGTCACGGATGTCGTCCCGCTTCAGGAACGCGGCGAAAACGGTGCCCGCCGGGAGCGGGCGGTCGGCGGGCACGTCCTTGACGCAGTGCACCGCGACATCCGCCTCCCCGGCCAGCAGCGCGGCGTCCACCTCCTTGGTGAACGCGCCCTTGCCCTCCACCTGCGACAGGTCGCCCAGCCACTTGTCCCCGGTGGTCCGCACGGGGACGACCTCGGTGCGCACACCGGGCAGGGCGACCGCCAACTCCTCCTGGACACGACCTACCTGAGCGAGTGCCATGGGCGAGTCGCGGGAGACGATTCGAATCAGTTCGGGGACCGGCATGGCGACACGATAGACCCTTCTGCCCGAATCCCACTGCCGGACGGACCGGGTCGGGAGTCCGAACGGGGGATCCGTCCGGACTCCCGGTGACGGGCGGTCGGCCGGAAGCCGGTATCAGGCGTTCGGGTCGAACGGTATGCCCGACGGCTTCGCCGCGGCCAGATGGGAGGCGAAACTCCCGTCCTTGAGGCCGAAGTTCGCACTGCCGAAGTTGTGGGCGACGAGTTTGTCGCGCAGCCCGGCGGGATAGCCGTTCCAGCCGACCAGCGGCGGGAACTGCCAGCTGCCCTTGTGGTTCTCCGGCGGTTCGTCACCCGGACCGGCGAGCCGGAAGCAGTGCGTGCTGATGCCGTCCTTGTGGTACACGATCTTCGGGTGCGTCCCCTCGAAGCGGACCGCCGACCGGGCGTGGATCGAGAACGAGCCGTGGCGGGAGGTCGCGACGTACTGAGCGGTGTCGTTCTGCACCCACACCACGACATGCTCCCAGTCGTGGCGGTGGCCGCCGAGGCTGACACCCGGCAGTGCCTGGTCCTTCTCGAAGTACAGGGCGTAGACGATGGCGCACCAGCCGTTGTTGCACTTCGAGCGTGAGTAGCCGTTGGTGCTGTCCAGGTCCGGGGCGTCACGGCAGTTGCCGTTGAGGGCGCCGGTCGGGTTGAGCCCGGGGTTGACCGCTCCGTCCGGGCCGATCGCGGGTGTGGGGTAGCACCCGTCGGTGTCGTAGTCGTAGGCGGGCTGGAAGGTCTGGTCGAGGCTGTCCGCGTTCGCCGGCAGGGCCGGCGGCGGAGCGGCGAAGGCGGTGGCGGGGAAGGCGACGACGAGAGCGGCGGCACCGGCGAGACCGGTCAGCCATCTCCTGCGGTGCGTTCGGGACGAACTCGACGACACTGCGTCCTCCTCATGGTCCGGGCGCAGCCCAACGGCTGTGGGGGGGGGCAAGGGCGTTCAGCATCCCGGCTGAGCACTTCCGTGCCAAGGGGCCACGGGCGTACCGATGGTGAAACGCTGCCCAACACTTGACGAGCCGTTACCGGATCACTCCCTGCCGTCCGGAATGTCGGAGGCCGCCTTCTCGGGCGTGAGGTCAGGACGGGGTGCGCGGCCTGACGGTCTCGGCCCGTGCCGCCCGGTTCCGTTCGCGTCGATCCCGGCGCGAACGGCGCAGTTCGGCGCCCCTCCGCATCCTCACTGTCCGGTGAGGTCGTGTGGCAGTCCGTCAGAGGCCTTCAGAGGCCGCCGGAGGAGGAACCGTGCCCCGGTCCGCTCGTTCATCCCTGCTGCTCGCGGGCCTGCCGGCCGTCACGGGCGCCATCCTCCCCCATGGTCTTGAGGGCATGGGCGGTGCCCCCATCGCGGCCCCGCGCCGGTTCGACCCCATCGTGCCGCGCTCCCTGCCCGGCTCGCCCCGGACCTGGACCTACGCGAGTGGCGCCGCGGAACTCGCGCCGGCCGCCGGAGTGGTACTGCCGCAGACCCGCAAGGCGGCCGCGCAGGCCACGCCGCCTTCTTCGTCGGAGTGTTCCCCGCCCCTGTGAAGGCGGCCGTCCATCGGAACCGCCGCCCCGCCCCGCAGCGGGTCGCGGCCCGGGGGCGGCTGCCCCTGCAGGCGCCCCTGGTGCTGTGGGCGCGCGGAGTCGCCAAGGGGGTGGCGGGCCGGCCGTGAGCGGGCGACCGCGGCGGCGGTGACGAGGTGGGCCGGCGGGCGGAGTCCACCGGCGGGGTG contains these protein-coding regions:
- a CDS encoding NPP1 family protein; translation: MSSSSSRTHRRRWLTGLAGAAALVVAFPATAFAAPPPALPANADSLDQTFQPAYDYDTDGCYPTPAIGPDGAVNPGLNPTGALNGNCRDAPDLDSTNGYSRSKCNNGWCAIVYALYFEKDQALPGVSLGGHRHDWEHVVVWVQNDTAQYVATSRHGSFSIHARSAVRFEGTHPKIVYHKDGISTHCFRLAGPGDEPPENHKGSWQFPPLVGWNGYPAGLRDKLVAHNFGSANFGLKDGSFASHLAAAKPSGIPFDPNA